Proteins found in one Methylophilaceae bacterium genomic segment:
- a CDS encoding energy transducer TonB, whose protein sequence is MAIGFSLAVHAVLLAIQFESELKDAIKRLPSLEVVLVNAKTQQAPDNAELIAQANLDRGGNTDDNRQMKTALPASQRQIAEIKFQEKKEAQTAAKSVKLKANKEQEEKRVTQLEKQAEDLLTQLKSAATVPDAAQQAMTRFVEPEQAQENVLSKKFNRDALLAASLEIDRLEAQIAKQQEAYQKRPKRRLLGARTKAAEDALYLEAWRQKVERIGNMNYPATVRAQKLYGTLQLTVSIRADGSVENITIDKSSGSQLLDEAAINIVNLAAPYAKFSDEMKKTTDILGITRTWTFTNEDALYTK, encoded by the coding sequence ATGGCAATAGGGTTTTCGCTAGCGGTGCATGCCGTGCTATTAGCCATTCAATTTGAGTCAGAGCTGAAAGATGCAATTAAGCGCTTGCCATCACTTGAGGTGGTGTTAGTGAATGCTAAAACCCAGCAAGCACCCGATAATGCTGAGCTGATTGCACAAGCTAATTTGGACAGAGGAGGTAATACCGACGACAACCGACAAATGAAAACAGCATTGCCAGCATCGCAACGTCAGATAGCAGAAATTAAATTTCAAGAAAAGAAAGAAGCGCAGACAGCTGCAAAGTCTGTCAAATTAAAAGCCAATAAAGAGCAAGAGGAAAAACGAGTAACTCAATTGGAGAAGCAAGCTGAGGACTTGCTAACACAACTAAAATCAGCCGCTACAGTACCCGATGCAGCCCAACAAGCGATGACTCGTTTCGTTGAACCTGAACAGGCGCAAGAAAATGTCCTGTCAAAAAAATTCAATCGCGATGCTTTACTCGCTGCTAGTTTAGAAATTGACCGTTTAGAGGCGCAAATTGCCAAACAACAAGAGGCCTATCAAAAGCGTCCAAAACGGCGCTTATTGGGTGCGCGCACCAAAGCCGCAGAAGATGCACTTTATTTAGAAGCGTGGCGGCAAAAGGTCGAGCGAATAGGTAATATGAATTACCCCGCGACAGTAAGAGCGCAGAAACTGTATGGCACATTGCAACTAACTGTTTCTATTCGCGCTGATGGTTCTGTAGAAAATATTACAATAGACAAAAGCTCTGGCTCTCAGTTATTAGATGAAGCAGCGATTAATATTGTTAACTTAGCTGCGCCTTATGCAAAATTTTCAGACGAGATGAAAAAAACAACCGATATTTTAGGCATCACAAGGACGTGGACGTTTACCAATGAAGATGCGCTTTATACTAAATAA
- a CDS encoding NAD(P)H-dependent oxidoreductase subunit E: MTLHFKHHIFFCLNQRPDGESCCQDKGAEAAFDYMKKQVKQLGLNGKDKVRVNRAGCLDRCNEGPLMVVYPEAVWYTFVDNEDIDEIIDSHLINNNVVKRLLVD, encoded by the coding sequence ATGACATTACACTTTAAACACCACATCTTTTTTTGCTTAAACCAACGGCCAGATGGCGAGTCCTGTTGCCAAGACAAAGGCGCGGAAGCGGCTTTTGACTATATGAAAAAGCAAGTTAAACAATTAGGATTAAATGGAAAAGACAAGGTACGGGTGAATCGTGCCGGTTGTTTAGATCGGTGTAATGAGGGGCCGCTGATGGTGGTTTATCCTGAGGCAGTTTGGTATACCTTTGTCGATAATGAAGATATTGATGAGATTATTGACAGCCATTTAATCAATAACAACGTCGTGAAGCGTTTGCTAGTTGATTAG
- a CDS encoding HIT family protein translates to MDNQDCVLCKPSTHLILWQDDFCRVVLLNDADYPAYCRVELKAHVKEMTDLAPAERARIMKVVFAVETALREVIQPDKINLASLGNKTPHVHWHLIPRFETDKHFPNSHWGEATQAGKQTGLSLTLLGQLKTKITVHLTGDLSK, encoded by the coding sequence ATCGATAATCAAGACTGTGTGCTGTGTAAACCAAGTACACACCTTATTTTATGGCAAGATGATTTTTGCCGTGTGGTACTACTAAATGATGCTGATTATCCAGCTTATTGTCGAGTCGAACTCAAAGCGCATGTCAAAGAAATGACAGACTTAGCACCAGCCGAACGCGCCCGTATCATGAAAGTAGTATTTGCTGTGGAAACTGCCCTGCGCGAGGTAATCCAACCAGATAAAATTAACTTAGCCAGTTTAGGCAACAAAACACCACACGTACATTGGCATCTCATTCCACGGTTTGAAACTGACAAACACTTTCCGAACAGTCATTGGGGAGAGGCCACGCAAGCAGGAAAGCAAACTGGGCTTTCGCTGACATTATTAGGTCAATTGAAAACAAAAATCACCGTACACCTTACTGGTGATTTAAGCAAATAA
- the nadA gene encoding quinolinate synthase NadA produces MQAQAVAIQFDHFQSKKDDDCQARILAAREKLGKRLVILGHHYQHESVYRHADFSGDSLKLSKYCENLDAEFIVFLGVHFMAEVADILSRPDQVVILPDLAAGCSMADMANLAKVERSYRELNKVLDFDTQITPVTYINSAADLKAFCGEHGGIVCTSTNAPKILEWSFNQREKVLFFPDQNLGRWSGHQMGIPLEQMPIWDPDQPQGGLTIEQIKNAKILLWKGHCAVHQMFRLQNIEQFKKQHPDGHIISHPEAPFEVCLNSDFVGSTEYILKTVSEAAPNTKWLVGTELNLVTRLAEQMKPQGKLVQFMSHVVCECSTMARIDPQHLAWCLENLVEGNIVNQITVPAEEAQLAKLTLDRMLAAS; encoded by the coding sequence ATGCAAGCTCAAGCTGTTGCTATTCAATTCGACCATTTTCAATCTAAAAAAGACGATGATTGCCAAGCACGAATTTTGGCTGCTCGTGAAAAATTAGGTAAACGCCTGGTGATTCTTGGTCATCATTATCAACACGAAAGCGTATACCGTCATGCTGACTTTTCAGGTGACTCGCTCAAACTTTCTAAATACTGTGAAAATTTGGATGCTGAGTTTATTGTCTTTTTAGGTGTTCATTTTATGGCGGAGGTGGCTGATATTCTCAGCCGGCCAGATCAAGTAGTGATTTTGCCAGATTTAGCCGCTGGCTGCTCGATGGCAGACATGGCCAATTTAGCCAAGGTAGAACGTAGCTATCGCGAATTAAACAAAGTGTTAGATTTCGATACGCAAATTACCCCTGTCACTTATATTAATTCTGCTGCCGATTTAAAAGCCTTTTGTGGCGAACACGGCGGCATTGTCTGCACCAGCACCAACGCACCTAAAATATTGGAGTGGAGCTTTAATCAACGCGAAAAAGTGTTATTTTTCCCCGATCAAAACTTGGGTCGCTGGAGTGGTCATCAAATGGGTATTCCACTAGAACAAATGCCGATTTGGGATCCTGACCAGCCACAAGGCGGCTTAACAATAGAGCAAATTAAGAATGCAAAAATTTTATTGTGGAAAGGGCACTGCGCAGTACATCAAATGTTCCGCTTGCAAAACATTGAACAATTCAAAAAACAACATCCAGATGGCCATATTATTTCACACCCTGAAGCGCCATTTGAAGTTTGCTTAAACTCCGACTTTGTTGGTTCAACCGAGTATATTTTAAAAACGGTGTCTGAAGCTGCGCCCAATACCAAATGGTTAGTGGGAACTGAATTAAATTTAGTCACACGCCTGGCCGAACAAATGAAACCGCAAGGCAAACTGGTCCAATTTATGAGCCATGTAGTGTGCGAGTGTTCTACCATGGCACGCATTGACCCGCAGCATTTGGCTTGGTGTTTAGAAAATCTAGTAGAAGGCAATATTGTTAATCAAATTACTGTGCCCGCGGAAGAAGCTCAGTTAGCTAAGCTCACCCTAGATCGCATGTTGGCCGCTTCTTAA
- the nudB gene encoding dihydroneopterin triphosphate diphosphatase, translating to MQKKYKTPISALVLIYSVDLKVLILERADKAGFWQSVTGSIEANETPYQAAIREVKEETGLDALAYDFQDWQAQNTYEIYPHWRHRYAEGVTENVEHLFGLCLPAMTDITLAPDEHLRYEWVDWREAAKRVFSWTNVDALKRLGEKHQMTL from the coding sequence CTGCAAAAAAAATATAAAACACCTATTTCTGCACTTGTGCTTATCTATAGCGTTGATTTAAAAGTGCTCATCTTAGAGCGCGCTGACAAAGCTGGTTTTTGGCAATCGGTGACTGGCAGCATTGAAGCCAACGAAACGCCTTATCAAGCTGCTATTCGCGAAGTGAAAGAAGAAACCGGACTAGACGCGCTTGCCTACGATTTTCAAGACTGGCAAGCTCAAAACACTTATGAGATTTATCCACATTGGCGTCATCGTTATGCTGAAGGTGTCACTGAAAATGTAGAGCACTTATTTGGTCTATGCTTACCAGCAATGACTGATATTACTTTAGCGCCAGATGAACACCTTCGCTATGAATGGGTTGATTGGCGCGAAGCAGCAAAGCGCGTTTTTTCTTGGACGAACGTTGATGCACTTAAAAGATTAGGTGAGAAACACCAAATGACGCTATAG